A genomic segment from Sorangium aterium encodes:
- the rpoC gene encoding DNA-directed RNA polymerase subunit beta', which yields MRDIFSFFEKPKDPLSFSAIRISLASPEKIREWSHGEVKKPETINYRTFKPERDGLFCAKIFGPVKDYECNCGKYKRMKHRGIVCEKCGVEVIQSKVRRERLGHISLATPVAHIWFLKSLPSRIGNMLDITLKDLEKVLYCEAYIVIDPKETGLMRGDLLSEERYLQLLDEYGDDKFSAGMGGEAILEMLKQVDVHGLAELLRTEMRAATSEAKRKKLAKRLKVVEAFRESGNRPEWMMLTVIPVLPPDLRPLVPLDGGRFATSDLNDLYRRVINRNNRLKRLLELNAPEIIIRNERRMLQEAVDALFDNGRRGKTITGPNKRPLKSLSDMLKGKQGRFRQNLLGKRVDYSGRSVIVVGPTLRLHQCGLPKKMALELFKPFIYNKLEERGYVNTIKSAKKMVEKERPEVWVILEEVISEHPVLLNRAPTLHRLGIQAFEPVLIEGKAIQLHPLVCAAFNADFDGDQMAVHVPLSVEAQMEARVLMMSTNNILSPASGKPIINPTQDIVLGLYYATRERKFEKGSYRADTLAFGEDGVAQGYLRGIYASPEEVRMAYDNGEVALHAGVRVRVPIIDDDGNPQLDEFGHVKRRIVETTVGRVIISEVLPKGVAFEYANKTLDKKALSALIDVCYRIHRNKETVLLADRLRTLGFDHAMRAGISICMDHMVIPAAKKVLLGEAQKEVERVVEQYQEGLITDGERYNKIVDIWASIADQVTTEMMGGIGKETVVDHETGKESIEPSFNPIYIMADSGARGSTQQIRQLAAMRGLMAKPSGEIIETPITANFREGLSVLQYFISTHGARKGLADTALKTANSGYLTRRLVDVAQDAVISEFDCGTLDGIRVAKLEEAGEVIQPLGDRILGRVALEDVVDPLTGEVLITANTELDEQAVRSIEDAGIEEVVIRSVLTCQLRRGVCALCYGRDLARGYRVNIGEAVGIIAAQSIGEPGTQLTMRTFHIGGTAARGKIEASYLEARTEGTVRLRRAVVQKKKDGTMVVMNRHGEIVVVDETGREREHNRLVYGAILKKADGERTKPGELLAEWDQFATPILTEVSGVVKFGDLIEGVSVQDRLDEVTGLSRKVVIESKAADVRPRISLKDPESGRTLKLPNSELEARYLLPVGAHIVAQEGDLIEAGEVIAKIPRDTTKVQDITGGLPRVAELFEARKPKDHAIISEIDGEVTFGKDTKGKRKVIITPYSPDGHALGDQAREYLIPKGKHIQVQPGDRVRAGDPLQDGPPNPHDILRVKGEKELSAWLVNEIQQVYRLQGVGINDKHIEVIVRQMLRRVRVREVGDTNFLVDEQVEKHIFEKENETVLERGGKPAIAEALLLGITKASLSTESFISASSFQETTKVLTEAAINGKTDDLRGLKENVIMGRLIPAGTGLPAYKRLQVVVEGEPVAQAPYVAPRPRPEETLTAVNEE from the coding sequence ATGCGTGACATCTTCAGCTTCTTCGAGAAGCCCAAGGACCCGCTGTCGTTCAGCGCCATCCGCATCTCGCTCGCGAGCCCGGAGAAGATCCGCGAGTGGTCGCACGGCGAGGTGAAGAAGCCGGAGACCATCAACTACCGGACGTTCAAGCCGGAGCGCGATGGTCTGTTCTGCGCCAAGATCTTCGGGCCTGTGAAGGACTACGAGTGCAACTGCGGCAAGTACAAGCGCATGAAGCACCGTGGGATCGTGTGCGAGAAGTGCGGCGTCGAGGTCATCCAGTCGAAGGTCCGGCGCGAGCGGCTCGGGCACATCTCGCTGGCCACGCCGGTCGCCCACATCTGGTTCCTGAAGAGCCTGCCGTCGCGCATCGGCAACATGCTCGACATCACGCTCAAGGACCTGGAGAAGGTGCTTTATTGCGAGGCGTACATCGTCATCGATCCCAAGGAGACTGGCCTCATGCGGGGCGATCTCCTGAGCGAGGAGCGGTATCTGCAGCTCCTCGACGAGTACGGTGACGACAAGTTCAGCGCCGGCATGGGCGGCGAGGCGATCCTCGAGATGCTCAAGCAGGTCGACGTCCACGGCCTGGCGGAGCTGCTCAGGACGGAGATGCGCGCCGCGACCAGCGAGGCCAAGCGGAAGAAGCTCGCGAAGCGGCTCAAGGTCGTCGAGGCGTTCCGCGAGAGCGGCAACCGGCCCGAGTGGATGATGCTGACCGTGATCCCGGTGCTCCCGCCGGATCTGCGCCCGCTCGTCCCCCTGGACGGCGGCCGCTTCGCGACCAGCGATCTCAACGACCTCTACCGCCGCGTCATCAACCGCAACAACCGCCTGAAGCGGCTCCTCGAGCTGAACGCGCCGGAGATCATCATCCGGAACGAGCGCCGGATGCTGCAGGAGGCGGTCGACGCGCTGTTCGACAACGGCCGCCGCGGCAAGACGATCACCGGCCCGAACAAGCGCCCGCTCAAGTCGCTCTCCGACATGCTGAAGGGCAAGCAGGGCCGGTTCCGCCAGAACCTGCTCGGCAAGCGCGTCGACTACTCGGGCCGCTCGGTCATCGTCGTCGGCCCGACGCTGCGCCTGCACCAGTGCGGCCTGCCCAAGAAGATGGCGCTCGAGCTCTTCAAGCCGTTCATCTACAACAAGCTGGAAGAGCGCGGCTACGTCAACACCATCAAGAGCGCCAAGAAGATGGTGGAGAAGGAGCGCCCGGAGGTCTGGGTCATCCTCGAGGAGGTCATCAGCGAGCACCCGGTGCTCCTGAACCGCGCCCCGACGCTCCACCGCCTCGGCATCCAGGCGTTCGAGCCGGTCCTCATCGAGGGCAAGGCGATCCAGCTGCACCCGCTGGTCTGCGCGGCGTTCAACGCCGACTTCGACGGCGACCAGATGGCGGTCCACGTGCCGCTGTCGGTCGAGGCGCAGATGGAGGCGCGCGTGCTCATGATGAGCACGAACAACATCCTCTCGCCCGCGAGCGGCAAGCCGATCATCAACCCGACCCAGGACATCGTGCTCGGGCTCTACTACGCGACCCGCGAGCGGAAGTTCGAGAAGGGGTCGTACCGCGCGGACACCCTCGCCTTCGGCGAGGACGGCGTGGCGCAGGGCTACCTGCGGGGCATCTACGCCTCCCCCGAGGAGGTGCGGATGGCCTACGACAACGGCGAGGTCGCGCTGCACGCCGGCGTCCGCGTCCGCGTCCCGATCATCGACGACGACGGCAACCCGCAGCTCGACGAGTTCGGCCACGTGAAGCGCCGCATCGTCGAGACCACGGTGGGCCGCGTCATCATCTCCGAGGTCCTCCCGAAGGGGGTCGCGTTCGAGTACGCGAACAAGACCCTCGACAAGAAGGCGCTCTCGGCGCTCATCGACGTCTGCTACCGCATCCACCGCAACAAGGAGACCGTCCTCCTCGCGGACCGGCTCCGCACGCTCGGCTTCGACCACGCGATGCGGGCGGGCATCTCGATCTGCATGGATCACATGGTGATCCCGGCGGCCAAGAAGGTCCTCCTGGGCGAGGCGCAGAAGGAGGTCGAGCGCGTCGTCGAGCAGTACCAGGAGGGGCTCATCACCGACGGCGAGCGGTACAACAAGATCGTCGATATCTGGGCGAGCATCGCCGACCAGGTCACGACCGAGATGATGGGCGGCATCGGCAAGGAGACCGTCGTCGATCACGAGACGGGCAAGGAGTCGATCGAGCCGAGCTTCAACCCCATCTACATCATGGCCGACTCCGGCGCGCGCGGCTCCACGCAGCAGATCCGGCAGCTGGCCGCGATGCGCGGCCTGATGGCCAAGCCGTCCGGCGAGATCATCGAGACGCCGATCACCGCGAACTTCCGCGAGGGTCTCAGCGTGCTCCAGTACTTCATCTCGACGCACGGCGCCCGGAAGGGGCTCGCCGACACGGCGCTCAAGACGGCGAACTCGGGGTACCTCACCCGGCGTCTCGTCGACGTGGCGCAGGACGCGGTCATCTCCGAGTTCGACTGCGGCACGCTCGACGGCATCCGCGTGGCGAAGCTCGAGGAGGCCGGCGAGGTCATCCAGCCGCTCGGCGACCGCATCCTCGGCCGCGTCGCGCTGGAGGACGTCGTCGACCCGCTCACCGGCGAGGTGCTCATCACGGCGAACACCGAGCTCGACGAGCAGGCGGTGCGGTCCATCGAGGACGCCGGCATCGAGGAGGTCGTCATCCGCTCGGTGCTCACGTGCCAGCTCCGCCGCGGGGTCTGCGCGCTGTGCTACGGGCGCGACCTCGCCCGCGGCTATCGGGTCAACATCGGCGAGGCGGTGGGCATCATCGCCGCCCAGTCGATCGGCGAGCCGGGCACGCAGCTCACGATGCGCACCTTCCACATCGGCGGCACCGCGGCGCGCGGCAAGATCGAGGCGAGCTACCTCGAGGCCCGCACCGAGGGCACCGTCCGTCTCCGCCGCGCGGTCGTCCAGAAGAAGAAGGACGGCACCATGGTGGTCATGAACCGCCACGGCGAGATCGTGGTCGTCGACGAGACGGGCCGCGAGCGCGAGCACAACCGCCTCGTCTACGGCGCCATCCTCAAGAAGGCCGACGGCGAGCGCACCAAGCCGGGCGAGCTGCTCGCCGAGTGGGACCAGTTCGCGACGCCGATCCTCACCGAGGTCTCCGGCGTTGTGAAGTTCGGCGACCTCATCGAGGGCGTCAGCGTCCAGGATCGCCTCGACGAGGTGACGGGCCTCTCGCGAAAGGTCGTCATCGAGTCGAAGGCGGCCGACGTCCGCCCGCGCATCTCGCTGAAGGACCCGGAGTCGGGCAGGACGCTGAAGCTCCCGAACAGCGAGCTCGAGGCGCGCTACCTGCTCCCTGTCGGCGCCCACATCGTCGCGCAGGAGGGGGATCTCATCGAGGCCGGCGAGGTCATCGCCAAGATCCCGCGCGACACGACGAAGGTGCAGGACATCACCGGCGGTCTGCCCCGCGTCGCCGAGCTGTTCGAGGCCCGAAAGCCGAAGGATCACGCGATCATCAGCGAGATCGACGGCGAGGTCACGTTCGGCAAGGACACGAAGGGCAAGCGGAAGGTCATCATCACGCCGTACTCACCGGACGGGCACGCGCTCGGCGATCAGGCGCGCGAGTACCTGATCCCGAAGGGCAAGCACATCCAGGTGCAGCCGGGCGACCGGGTGCGCGCGGGCGACCCCCTCCAGGACGGCCCGCCGAACCCGCACGACATCCTCCGGGTGAAGGGCGAGAAGGAGCTGTCGGCCTGGCTCGTGAACGAGATCCAGCAGGTCTACCGGCTCCAGGGCGTCGGCATCAACGACAAGCACATCGAGGTCATCGTCCGGCAGATGCTCCGGCGGGTCCGCGTGCGCGAGGTCGGCGATACGAACTTCCTCGTCGACGAGCAGGTCGAGAAGCACATCTTCGAGAAGGAGAACGAGACCGTGCTCGAGCGCGGCGGCAAGCCCGCCATCGCGGAGGCGCTCCTCCTCGGCATCACCAAGGCCAGCCTGTCGACCGAGTCGTTCATCAGCGCCTCGTCGTTCCAGGAGACGACCAAGGTGCTCACCGAGGCCGCGATCAACGGCAAGACGGACGATCTCCGCGGTCTCAAGGAGAACGTCATCATGGGCCGCCTGATCCCGGCCGGGACGGGGCTGCCCGCCTACAAGCGCCTCCAGGTCGTGGTCGAGGGCGAGCCGGTGGCGCAAGCGCCGTACGTCGCCCCGCGGCCGCGTCCCGAGGAGACGCTCACGGCCGTGAACGAGGAGTGA
- a CDS encoding HD domain-containing phosphohydrolase translates to MASVQGLNQRIADRLVLEGRITPDDHRRAVEYAMRTRGRIEDAIIELDIVNEAELLKFIATVHNTRFVSTEKLSKAIIEPRVLAKVSAITATLHGVFPVLLDDRNTTLSVATADPDNDVALHEIRLAAGVRDVRAIVARPAAVRAAIAYHYRGDTTAFSSLLRPVNSFDEILYTNSNNPFERASMTHERASITHERASMTHVPAAVPLPPHGQTMHVPPAHVAPTQAAPMHPQAMHAQPAHAAAPTQAAPIPAALVTAPQVPAVMRAPSAPPRVAPAGPPPTPVPPSPPPQQQVAPAPISAPVAVAPPPPPAHPTTTHAYVETLNVLVSLLENARQDLRGHSSTVARIVRKLCERIGLPPTTVASYVASAYLHDLGKNGPYHLTALNVAEYEGHRLAATKSVDLPAHLMESVGLPQEVVSAISMMYERYDGSGFPDGLSGKEIPLGARILAVADTYADLTQNPRNPYRKALRPPEACDVLAQYRATIFDPNIVDLFRQVMTGDDMRAKLLSDRHQALIVDPDPEETTVLELRLLEQGFEVSIARNVAQARRELETKDIEVVVSEIDLEEPDAGLALRADALKLGFGRDKTWVILTAKTDRQTAQRAFDLGVDDFVSKPASTDVMAAKLRQLIERRSTTAVPRGVSGSLAEMGLPDMIQILWHGRKTCALKIQANSMAGEIHFADGQVVHALWAGAQGEDAFYRMLTLREGDFRLDPSFSPSTRSITASPEALLLEGMRRLDEGTLS, encoded by the coding sequence ATGGCTTCCGTTCAAGGATTGAACCAGCGGATTGCCGATCGCCTCGTCCTCGAGGGGCGCATCACCCCGGACGATCACCGTCGTGCGGTGGAGTACGCGATGCGTACGCGCGGCCGTATCGAGGACGCCATCATCGAGCTCGACATCGTCAACGAGGCCGAGCTCCTGAAGTTCATCGCGACCGTCCACAACACCCGCTTCGTCTCGACCGAGAAGCTATCGAAGGCGATCATCGAGCCCCGCGTGCTCGCCAAGGTCTCGGCGATCACCGCGACGTTGCACGGCGTCTTCCCGGTCCTGCTCGACGATCGGAACACGACGCTGTCGGTCGCGACCGCGGATCCCGACAACGACGTCGCGCTGCACGAGATCCGGCTCGCCGCGGGCGTGCGGGACGTACGCGCCATCGTCGCCAGGCCGGCGGCGGTCCGCGCGGCCATCGCGTACCACTACCGGGGCGACACGACCGCGTTCAGCTCGCTGCTGCGCCCGGTCAACTCGTTCGACGAGATCCTCTACACCAACAGCAATAACCCCTTCGAGCGCGCGTCGATGACCCACGAGCGCGCGTCGATCACGCACGAGCGCGCGTCGATGACGCACGTGCCCGCGGCGGTCCCGCTGCCGCCGCACGGGCAGACGATGCACGTGCCGCCGGCGCACGTGGCGCCCACGCAGGCGGCGCCGATGCACCCGCAGGCGATGCACGCGCAGCCGGCGCACGCTGCGGCGCCCACGCAGGCGGCGCCAATACCGGCGGCGCTCGTCACGGCGCCGCAGGTGCCCGCGGTGATGCGGGCGCCCTCCGCGCCGCCCCGGGTGGCCCCGGCCGGCCCGCCGCCCACGCCGGTGCCTCCTTCGCCGCCTCCGCAGCAGCAGGTCGCTCCCGCCCCGATCTCCGCGCCGGTCGCCGTGGCGCCGCCCCCGCCGCCGGCGCACCCGACCACGACCCACGCGTACGTCGAGACGCTCAACGTCCTCGTGAGCCTGCTCGAGAACGCGCGGCAGGACCTTCGAGGCCACTCGTCCACGGTCGCTCGCATCGTGCGCAAGCTCTGCGAGCGCATCGGCCTTCCGCCGACGACGGTCGCGAGCTACGTGGCCTCGGCCTACCTGCACGACCTCGGCAAGAACGGCCCGTACCACCTCACGGCGCTCAACGTCGCCGAGTACGAGGGGCACCGGCTCGCCGCGACGAAGAGCGTCGATCTTCCGGCGCACCTCATGGAGTCGGTGGGGCTGCCGCAGGAGGTCGTCTCGGCGATCAGCATGATGTACGAGCGCTACGACGGCAGCGGCTTCCCCGATGGCCTGTCGGGCAAGGAGATCCCGCTCGGGGCGCGCATCCTCGCGGTCGCGGACACCTACGCCGATCTCACGCAGAACCCGCGCAACCCGTACCGCAAGGCGCTCCGCCCGCCGGAGGCCTGCGACGTGCTCGCCCAGTACCGCGCCACCATCTTCGATCCGAACATCGTCGACCTCTTCCGCCAGGTCATGACCGGCGACGACATGCGCGCGAAGCTGCTCTCCGATCGGCACCAGGCGCTCATCGTCGACCCGGATCCCGAGGAGACGACGGTGCTCGAGCTGCGCCTGCTCGAGCAGGGCTTCGAGGTCTCGATCGCGCGCAACGTGGCGCAGGCGCGCCGCGAGCTCGAGACGAAGGACATCGAGGTGGTCGTCAGCGAGATCGACCTCGAGGAGCCCGACGCCGGCCTCGCGCTCCGCGCCGACGCGCTGAAGCTCGGCTTCGGCCGCGACAAGACGTGGGTCATCCTCACGGCGAAGACGGACCGGCAGACCGCCCAGCGCGCCTTCGATCTCGGCGTCGACGACTTCGTCTCGAAGCCGGCGTCGACCGACGTCATGGCCGCCAAGCTCCGCCAGCTCATCGAGCGGCGCTCGACGACCGCCGTCCCCCGCGGCGTGTCCGGCTCGCTCGCCGAGATGGGCCTGCCGGACATGATCCAGATCCTCTGGCACGGCCGGAAGACGTGCGCGCTCAAGATCCAGGCGAACTCCATGGCCGGCGAGATCCACTTCGCCGACGGGCAGGTCGTCCATGCGCTCTGGGCCGGCGCGCAGGGCGAGGACGCGTTCTACCGGATGCTCACGCTCCGGGAGGGCGACTTCCGCCTCGACCCGAGCTTCTCGCCCAGCACCCGCAGCATCACGGCGTCACCGGAGGCGCTGCTGCTCGAAGGGATGCGCCGCCTCGACGAAGGGACCCTGTCCTAG